Genomic window (Bacillus vallismortis):
TGCCAAATCCCATTTTCAACACGCACGATGCATCGCTCTTTTTCTAATTCATTCAATACCTTATGGCATAATGAAGGGGATAGCCGCCTTTTCTTTCTTACACCTTCAGCCGTTACATAAAGATCGTTCTTTTCATACTGCTCGTAAATCGTCAGCAACACCTGGTCCCGGCTTGTTTTGCGCCGCAGCCTGATCAGCCTTATTGCTTTTGCTGCCAATCCACGCTTTGGCGCGCAGATCATTGAAAATAGAAAGATCATCGTTGCTGATAAGATCATTAATGGCCCTGTCGCCATACCCTTCATCGTCGTGCTAAGCAAGGTTCCGGCTACGCCGCTTACACCGCCTATGAAACCGGCAATGACCATCATTCGGGTTAATCGCTCGGTCCAATATCTTGCAGCTATGGCAGGCGTAATCAGCATAGCTGCCATTAAAATCACCCCAACTGTCTGAAGCCCGATAACAACAGCACAGACGATCAGGGAAGACAAAAGCCCGTTTAAAAAACGCACCGGCATTCCCAATCCCTTTGCAAACGCTAGATCAAAAGTAATCAATGTAAACTCCTTAAAGAAAACAATACAAAGCAGCAATAAAACTGCGGATATTCCTGCAATCAGCATGATATCCCGCCTGACCAATGAAGCCGCCTGGCCGAATAAAAAAGAATCAAGCCCGCTTTGGCTTCCCGTCCCTTGTTGCTGAATATATGTCAGCAATATGATTCCGACGCCAAAAAACACCGAGAGAACAATCCCGATCGCCGAGTCCTCTTTTGTTTTTGAAAGCCGCGGAATCAGCTGAATACACCACGTTCCAAGCAGCCCGGCAATTGCTGCCCCAAGCAAAAAGAAAGGCAGT
Coding sequences:
- a CDS encoding metal ABC transporter permease produces the protein MFESLWLQLQHPNTQWVLAGTLLLGAASGVLGSFVLLRKQSLIGDAMAHSALPGVCLAFLFTGQKSLPFFLLGAAIAGLLGTWCIQLIPRLSKTKEDSAIGIVLSVFFGVGIILLTYIQQQGTGSQSGLDSFLFGQAASLVRRDIMLIAGISAVLLLLCIVFFKEFTLITFDLAFAKGLGMPVRFLNGLLSSLIVCAVVIGLQTVGVILMAAMLITPAIAARYWTERLTRMMVIAGFIGGVSGVAGTLLSTTMKGMATGPLMILSATMIFLFSMICAPKRGLAAKAIRLIRLRRKTSRDQVLLTIYEQYEKNDLYVTAEGVRKKRRLSPSLCHKVLNELEKERCIVRVENGIWQMTRAGIEKGYHIALKHRMYEVYLMHEMELANIEFDQEHFVPDRLPEETRERLFSLLKLYGRMPELQKKASSDSEKGQIANEF